A genomic stretch from Coffea arabica cultivar ET-39 chromosome 10c, Coffea Arabica ET-39 HiFi, whole genome shotgun sequence includes:
- the LOC140004327 gene encoding mechanosensitive ion channel protein 6-like: MAQPPDPTQIIVPVEDDIASEDRSQPRRSSEKEEKSRVSLGSASPDAELTGREHVQLLPTSKKGDLESKKNEEAMESSFSRVTVPRKAKLFAKSLKSRLDAPRCGNSQEDEDWFLDEDVLAGTRPKKMSLLTLFQLVSLVLVMIILVCTLSLTKLKKIKLWDLPLWKWEMLISVIISGHLVTGWGVRIIVFTTEQAFVSKNMRVLYFVYGMKKAVQHCIWLTLILIVWHYLVAENMGLETRSKALTRVSKALLCLVVGSLVWLVKVFFVKVLASSFYNKTFFERAKVYLFKQYVIKKLSAPPGGGEQSEEDAAKVGGETKLKDLPQFLRRGFSKSKGQVSSRGRQRKLVRRKAPGLLLKRWLSMVHSGLLHGLSTLDEGLPDSSDDEDEKSLSCKAEKVAKKIFKNVAKNSEVIVLEDLKQFMKADKASLAMHLFEGTAGTEGINEHSFTRWMVDAYKERIYLQLSLSDTKTAVDELHHLMDAVVIIIIVIIWLLIFELAVAHFIVIISSQLLLVGFIFQNTLKTVFEAIIFLFIMHPYDVGDRCEIEEVQMVVVEMNILTTEFERYDGQKIIYPNSILATRPIGNYNRSPHMGDQIEFSIHISTPWDKILTLQQNIRSYVESNAKHWYPDPTILIKDVEDMNRLVMVVWPKHRMNHQDMRQRWLRRALLVDEMIKIFRELDIQYRPLPLDMNVRNMPAVTSNKFPSNWTTCSGSERP, from the exons ATGGCGCAGCCACCTGATCCAACTCAAATTATTGTCCCTGTTGAGGATGATATTGCTTCTGAGGACCGTTCGCAGCCACGACGGTCTTCAGAGAAGGAGGAGAAATCTAGGGTTTCCCTTGGAAGCGCTTCTCCTGATGCTGAGCTCACCGGAAGGGAGCACGTACAACTATTGCCCACTTCAAAGAAGGGCGACTTGGAGAGCAAGAAGAACGAAGAAGCTATGGAAAGTAGTTTTTCTCGTGTCACGGTCCCACGAAAGGCAAAGTTGTTTGCCAAAAGTCTGAAGTCAAGGCTAGATGCCCCTAGATGCGGTAACAGCCAAGAAGATGAGGACTGGTTTTTGGATGAAGATGTTTTGGCTGGAACCCGCCCAAAAAAGATGAGTTTGTTGACTCTGTTCCAATTAGTGAGTCTGGTGTTGGTTATGATTATATTAGTATGCACGCTCTCACTCACCAAGTTAAAGAAAATCAAGCTCTGGGATCTTCCACTATGGAAGTGGGAGATGCTCATTTCTGTTATAATTAGCGGTCATTTGGTCACAGGCTGGGGAGTGAGGATCATCGTCTTTACCactgagcaagcttttgtttcaaaaaatatgCGGGTTTTGTATTTTGTATACGGCATGAAGAAGGCTGTTCAGCATTGCATTTGGCTAACGCTAATCTTGATTGTTTGGCATTACCTGGTGGCTGAAAATATGGGATTGGAGACGCGAAGCAAGGCCCTAACACGCGTATCGAAGGCTCTGCTGTGTCTCGTGGTAGGTTCCTTAGTCTGGCTTGTTAAAGTGTTCTTCGTTAAGGTCCTGGCTTCATCCTTTTATAACAAGACCTTCTTTGAACGGGCTAAAGTGTACTTGTTCAAGCAATACGTGATAAAGAAGTTGTCTGCACCCCCGGGTGGAGGAGAGCAGAGCGAGGAGGATGCAGCAAAGGTGGGAGGTGAGACAAAGCTAAAAGATCTTCCTCAATTTCTCAGGCGAGGGTTCTCTAAAAGCAAAGGTCAGGTAAGCTCCAGGGGTAGGCAGCGCAAGCTCGTTCGGAGAAAAGCACCAGGTCTACTGCTGAAGAGGTGGCTGAGTATGGTCCACAGTGGCTTGCTACATGGACTCTCCACCCTGGACGAGGGTCTACCTGATTCGAGTGATGATGAGGATGAGAAATCATTGAGCTGCAAAGCAGAAAAAGTAGCTAAGAAGATTTTTAAAAATGTTGCCAAGAACTCGGA AGTCATTGTTCTAGAGGATCTGAAGCAATTTATGAAAGCAGATAAAGCATCGCTGGCCATGCATCTGTTTGAGGGAACAGCAGGAACGGAGGGTATCAACGAGCATTCATTCACCCGTTGGATG GTTGATGCATATAAAGAAAGAATATATCTTCAATTGTCTCTTAGTGACACAAAAACGGCAGTCGATGAGCTGCACCATCTGATGGATGCCGTAGTAATCATCATCATAGTCATTATATGGCTCCTCATTTTTGAGCTTGCAGTAGCTCATTTTATTGTCATCATCAGTTCCCAGCTGCTTTTGGTGGGCTTCATCTTTCAGAACACCTTGAAAACAGTATTTGAAGCTATCATATTCCTATTCATCATGCACCCCTACGACGTGGGTGATCGCTGTGAAATAGAGGAGGTGCAG ATGGTAGTTGTGGAGATGAATATACTAACTACAGAATTTGAGAGATACGATGGACAAAAGATCATATATCCCAATAGCATTCTTGCTACAAGACCCATTGGCAACTATAATCGTAGTCCTCACATGGGAGATCAAATTGAATTCTCCATCCACATCTCTACTCCATGGGACAAAATTCTCACTTTGCAGCAGAATATAAGAAG CTACGTTGAAAGTAACGCAAAGCATTGGTATCCGGATCCAACGATACTAATTAAGGATGTCGAAGACATGAACAGACTGGTAATGGTAGTCTGGCCAAAACACAGAATGAACCATCAGGACATGAGGCAGAGATGGTTGAGGAGAGCATTGTTGGTTGATGAAAT